The Falsibacillus pallidus genome includes the window ATCCAGCATATCTGGGTAAATTCCTTTTTCCCCAGTTTCCGTTCCACTGGCATCATATGTTTTGTACCCATAGGATTCAATGAGGCCCCGGAGTTTTCCTTGGGAGAAATTCATAGCTCCATTGTCATCCACCAAGGAGAGATCCTTCAACTTGACTTCGCCTTTTGCATCGAAAAGTTTCAAGTCTCCTTTTTCAATGCTGCCGCTTGGATTATACGCAATCTTGTCGTCTCCCCCTTGGAAGCCCATTTGCGAATAATCCGCGCCATTTACAAGAAATACTCCTGTATCTTTTCCGGAAGCATCCAACAGTTTAATGTTGTATTTTCCCTCTGCTATATCTAAAGAGTTTCCACCTGAAGAAACTTTTTCTACTTTGATATTTACGTATTCGGAAAGCTGATCGACAAGGTTGTCCCGCTCGTCGTATAGATCATTTGGCAAATAGCCATGAGGTTCAACGGACGCAATCGATTCGTTGATATCCCCGATTTTTTTCAAAATGGAGTTAATGTCCCTAAGCCCTACGCTAACTTCATTTCCTAGATCATCTTTAATAGAAGTAAGGGAATCGTGAAGATAATGAAAGGTGTCCACAACGGCCTGTCCACGTTCCAACACAACGGAGCGCGTCCCTTGGTTTTCCGGATAGACGCTTAAATCCTGCAGCGACTGCCAGAACTGTCCCATAACGGCAGACAATCCGTCTTCACTCGGCTCATTCATGATGCTTTCCATTTTGCTTAAAGAAGTGGCACGGGATGACCAGTAGCCGAGCTTATTGTTTTCCCCCTGATATTGATAATCGAGAAAGCTTTCCCTAACACGTTGTATGGAACCGGCTTCAACGCCCGTTCCCATCTGTCCAGGGATCTGCGGCCTGTTCATGGCTGCTGCCGGATATGGCTCCGTTTGGACAAAGTTGACACGCTGTCGGGAAAACCCTGGAGTATTCGCATTCGATATATTATGTCCTGTTACGTATAGAGCATTTTGCTGTGTGACCAGCCCGCGCCTTGCCG containing:
- the flgK gene encoding flagellar hook-associated protein FlgK, giving the protein MTSTFHGLETARRGLVTQQNALYVTGHNISNANTPGFSRQRVNFVQTEPYPAAAMNRPQIPGQMGTGVEAGSIQRVRESFLDYQYQGENNKLGYWSSRATSLSKMESIMNEPSEDGLSAVMGQFWQSLQDLSVYPENQGTRSVVLERGQAVVDTFHYLHDSLTSIKDDLGNEVSVGLRDINSILKKIGDINESIASVEPHGYLPNDLYDERDNLVDQLSEYVNIKVEKVSSGGNSLDIAEGKYNIKLLDASGKDTGVFLVNGADYSQMGFQGGDDKIAYNPSGSIEKGDLKLFDAKGEVKLKDLSLVDDNGAMNFSQGKLRGLIESYGYKTYDASGTETGEKGIYPDMLDNLDKLAFTFGNVFNAVQKEGYGLPGTAKADNFFNLGSLSTSNYKGASSSIQMADLLPEQIAASTIEDNAGDGTNAINMSNIQGWELSSTTPKELEGLSATLNLPSLSAIGNGTMKSFYEGMIGKLGVDAQQANRLQNNSQTLRQSVDENRQSVSSVSLDEEMTNMIKFQAAYNAAARNITIIDEMLDKIINGLGTGGR